In a genomic window of Sphingomonas koreensis:
- a CDS encoding mannose-1-phosphate guanylyltransferase/mannose-6-phosphate isomerase: MTDQKPIVPVILSGGSGIRLWPMSRPEMPKQMLALTAEETMLQLTARRTPAGDRFAAPVIVANALHADMVEEQLGAVEARAQALILEPMGRNTAPAIALAALAAGGGSEPLLVMPSDHVIGDVAAFHAAIDAALPLVEDGWLVTFGITPDAPETGYGYIKVGDAIRTGVHKVERFVEKPKRDVAEAMIAAGGHAWNGGIFLFRADAYLDALGRFAPDMLVAVRAAMARAIREGTRILPDQIEFAKSPAESIDYAVMEKAERVAVVPVAMGWSDVGSWDALHAISDCDGAGNAFGGEVIAVDTTDCLVRAGPGKRVALVGISDLIVVADGDDVLVLPRGRSQDVKRIIEAMNK; the protein is encoded by the coding sequence ATGACCGACCAGAAGCCGATCGTTCCCGTTATCCTCTCCGGCGGATCGGGCATCCGGCTGTGGCCGATGTCCCGGCCCGAAATGCCCAAGCAGATGCTGGCGCTGACTGCCGAGGAAACCATGCTTCAACTGACCGCGCGGCGCACCCCGGCTGGCGATCGCTTTGCTGCGCCGGTGATTGTCGCCAACGCGCTGCACGCGGATATGGTCGAGGAGCAGTTGGGGGCGGTCGAGGCGCGGGCGCAAGCGCTGATCCTGGAGCCGATGGGCCGCAATACCGCCCCGGCAATCGCGCTCGCGGCGCTGGCGGCAGGCGGCGGGAGCGAGCCGCTGCTGGTGATGCCGTCCGACCATGTGATCGGCGACGTCGCTGCCTTCCACGCCGCGATCGACGCGGCGCTCCCCCTCGTCGAGGACGGGTGGCTAGTGACCTTCGGAATCACGCCCGATGCGCCCGAGACGGGCTATGGCTATATCAAGGTCGGCGATGCGATCCGGACGGGGGTGCATAAGGTCGAGCGGTTCGTCGAGAAACCGAAGCGGGATGTGGCGGAGGCGATGATCGCCGCTGGCGGCCACGCCTGGAACGGCGGCATCTTCCTGTTCAGGGCAGACGCCTATCTCGACGCGCTGGGCAGGTTCGCGCCGGATATGCTGGTGGCGGTGCGGGCGGCGATGGCGCGTGCGATCCGTGAAGGGACCCGAATTCTGCCCGATCAGATCGAGTTCGCGAAATCGCCGGCTGAGTCCATCGATTATGCGGTGATGGAGAAGGCCGAGCGCGTCGCCGTGGTGCCCGTGGCGATGGGCTGGTCCGATGTCGGAAGCTGGGACGCGCTGCACGCAATCAGTGACTGTGATGGCGCGGGCAACGCCTTTGGTGGAGAGGTGATCGCGGTCGACACCACCGATTGCCTGGTGCGGGCCGGACCGGGCAAGCGTGTCGCGCTGGTGGGGATATCCGACCTGATCGTGGTTGCCGATGGCGACGACGTCCTCGTCCTGCCGCGCGGGCGCAGCCAGGATGTGAAGCGCATCATCGAGGCGATGAACAAATAG
- a CDS encoding TIGR03013 family XrtA/PEP-CTERM system glycosyltransferase gives MIRLFKHYIPNAVLLLALFDLVLLFSAAEFGWAYRAWQIGMKVEPIHTRILQMSSFAACLELAMIAVGVYGADSLQSIRVAAARLLVAVSLGTIFLSVVFFVVPALTFWRSNLLYAMLAAAVMLFLLRLLLGKTLGSQIFKRRVVVLGAGARAERLKALSKKPGAGFVVVGYVAMSEANRTIPEAIARDAIYNLADHVVLLNASEVVLALEERRNALPLKDLLRIKTTGVHVNDTSTFLERETGRVDLQSVNPSWLIFSDGFSSGRMLSSMFKRFFDIVASLILLVLTLPLVLLGALAVKLESRGPAFYRQRRVGLYGQGFDIIKLRSMRVDAEVGGKAVWAEKDDPRITRVGRFIRKVRIDELPQCWSVLKGEMSFVGPRPERPQFVEDLEAKLPYYAERHMVKPGITGWAQINYPYGASIEDSRQKLEYDLYYAKNYSPFLDVLILLQTLRVVLFPDGAR, from the coding sequence ATGATCCGCCTGTTCAAACACTATATTCCGAACGCGGTGCTGCTGCTCGCCCTGTTCGATCTCGTGCTGCTGTTCTCCGCGGCCGAGTTCGGCTGGGCCTATCGCGCCTGGCAGATCGGGATGAAGGTCGAACCGATCCACACCCGTATCCTCCAGATGAGCAGCTTCGCCGCTTGTCTCGAGCTCGCGATGATCGCGGTCGGGGTCTATGGCGCGGATTCGCTTCAGTCGATCCGGGTCGCCGCCGCGCGGCTGCTGGTCGCGGTGTCGCTGGGAACGATCTTCCTCTCGGTCGTGTTCTTCGTCGTTCCGGCGCTCACCTTCTGGCGCTCGAACCTGCTCTACGCGATGCTCGCCGCGGCGGTGATGCTGTTCCTGCTGCGCCTGCTGCTCGGCAAGACGCTGGGCAGCCAGATCTTCAAGCGCCGGGTGGTCGTGCTCGGCGCCGGCGCGCGGGCCGAGCGGCTCAAGGCGCTTTCCAAGAAACCGGGTGCCGGTTTCGTCGTCGTCGGCTATGTCGCGATGAGCGAGGCGAACCGCACCATTCCCGAAGCGATCGCACGCGACGCCATCTACAACCTTGCCGATCATGTCGTGCTGCTCAACGCCAGCGAAGTCGTGCTCGCGCTGGAAGAACGCCGCAACGCATTGCCGCTCAAGGATCTGCTGCGGATCAAGACCACCGGCGTCCATGTCAACGACACGTCGACCTTCCTCGAGCGCGAGACGGGACGCGTCGATCTTCAGTCGGTCAATCCGAGCTGGCTGATCTTCTCCGACGGCTTCTCCTCGGGCCGGATGCTGTCGAGCATGTTCAAGCGGTTCTTCGACATCGTCGCGAGCCTGATCCTGCTGGTCCTCACCCTACCGCTGGTCCTGCTCGGCGCACTCGCGGTGAAGCTCGAAAGCCGCGGCCCGGCCTTCTATCGCCAGCGCCGCGTCGGGCTCTACGGACAGGGCTTCGACATCATCAAGCTGCGTTCGATGCGCGTCGATGCGGAAGTCGGCGGCAAGGCGGTCTGGGCCGAGAAGGACGATCCGCGCATCACCCGGGTCGGCCGCTTCATCCGCAAGGTGCGGATCGACGAGCTGCCGCAATGCTGGTCGGTGCTGAAGGGTGAGATGAGCTTTGTCGGTCCGCGCCCCGAACGCCCCCAGTTCGTCGAGGATCTCGAGGCCAAGCTGCCCTATTATGCCGAGCGGCACATGGTGAAGCCCGGCATCACCGGCTGGGCGCAGATCAACTATCCCTATGGTGCGTCGATCGAGGACAGTCGCCAGAAGCTCGAATATGACCTCTATTACGCAAAGAACTATTCCCCCTTTCTCGACGTGCTGATCCTGCTCCAGACGCTCCGGGTGGTGCTCTTCCCGGACGGCGCGCGCTGA
- the prsK gene encoding XrtA/PEP-CTERM system histidine kinase PrsK, with protein MVPALILWSHALAALLFGALGLWTLRRAEAGVPRNPLAVALLMTALWALAVAGIGETDLTTRIAESGRNLAWLAFMIALHRRNGSERPPAAIGIVYGVVALVILVALALHVAATAPEVAPEVTQAALLLRMMAAVTALVLVQSLHSAITAPGTAGMRPVVLAIGAIWLVDINVLSVAWLTMGWPHQLVAVRGGAMALIAAAIAMGLQRRGEWPMQLSRTVAYQSLSLVAIGLYFALLALATSALAAIGGDNARLLQTAFVFGSTAAILTLVSSPWLRAWIKVKLAKHFFRHRYDYRAEWMRFTETLGEPEGSAPLDERIVKALADLTDSPAGVLLVPQGEALGVGAAWNIDRAVLPAGYGESWHLDRIDPTLVLELDTVEGADSAPPSIRSWDQAWVVVPLPHHARLAGAIVLARPPITRALDWEDFDLLKAAGRQLASYLAEERAIEALAEAERFEEFNRRFAFIMHDIKNLVSQLTLVARNAERHADNPAFRADMVATLQDSAGRMNDMLARLSQHHRARTDAPVAVPLAPLARRVAKARRAQHPVEVSSSGDPLAIADPAMLETLLGHLIQNAIEASAADAPVRIEVRSEKEEARIDVIDRGAGMSPAFIRDKLFKPFVSSKPGGFGIGAFEAQKLAAEMGGRIEVKSSEGKGSRFRVVLRAAAGAGNEVGQAA; from the coding sequence GTGGTTCCGGCGCTGATCCTCTGGAGCCACGCGCTCGCGGCGCTGCTGTTCGGCGCGCTCGGCCTGTGGACGCTGCGCCGCGCCGAGGCCGGCGTGCCGCGCAACCCGCTCGCCGTGGCACTGCTGATGACCGCGCTGTGGGCGCTCGCGGTCGCAGGGATCGGCGAAACCGATCTGACCACCCGTATCGCCGAAAGCGGGCGCAACCTTGCCTGGCTCGCTTTCATGATCGCACTTCACCGCCGCAACGGATCGGAGCGACCGCCTGCCGCGATCGGCATCGTCTATGGTGTCGTCGCGCTCGTCATCCTTGTCGCATTGGCGCTCCACGTGGCCGCGACCGCGCCGGAAGTCGCACCTGAAGTGACCCAAGCGGCGCTGCTGCTGCGCATGATGGCCGCCGTCACCGCGCTCGTGCTCGTTCAGAGCCTCCACAGCGCGATCACCGCGCCCGGCACCGCCGGCATGCGCCCGGTCGTGCTCGCGATCGGCGCGATATGGCTGGTCGACATCAACGTCCTCAGCGTCGCCTGGCTGACCATGGGCTGGCCGCACCAGCTGGTCGCGGTACGCGGCGGCGCGATGGCGCTGATCGCCGCAGCGATCGCGATGGGGCTGCAGAGGCGCGGCGAGTGGCCGATGCAGCTTTCCCGCACCGTCGCCTATCAATCGCTCTCGCTGGTCGCGATCGGCCTCTATTTCGCGCTGCTGGCGCTCGCCACTTCGGCGCTCGCCGCGATCGGCGGCGACAATGCGCGGCTGCTCCAGACCGCCTTCGTCTTCGGCTCGACCGCCGCCATCCTCACCTTGGTATCGAGCCCCTGGCTGCGTGCCTGGATCAAGGTGAAGCTCGCCAAGCACTTCTTCCGCCACCGCTACGACTATCGCGCGGAATGGATGCGCTTCACCGAAACGCTGGGCGAGCCCGAAGGCAGCGCCCCGCTCGACGAGCGTATCGTCAAGGCGCTCGCGGACCTCACCGATTCGCCCGCGGGCGTTCTGCTGGTGCCCCAGGGCGAAGCGCTGGGCGTCGGCGCGGCGTGGAACATCGATCGAGCCGTGCTGCCCGCCGGCTATGGGGAAAGCTGGCATCTCGACCGGATCGATCCGACGCTGGTTCTGGAGCTCGATACCGTCGAGGGTGCCGATTCGGCGCCCCCGTCGATCCGCAGCTGGGATCAGGCATGGGTGGTGGTGCCGTTGCCGCATCACGCGCGTCTTGCCGGCGCGATCGTGCTCGCCCGCCCGCCCATCACGCGCGCGCTCGACTGGGAGGATTTCGACCTGCTCAAGGCGGCCGGCCGCCAGCTGGCCAGCTATCTCGCCGAGGAACGCGCGATCGAGGCACTGGCCGAAGCCGAACGGTTCGAGGAATTCAACCGCCGCTTCGCCTTCATCATGCACGACATCAAGAATCTGGTCAGCCAGCTGACGCTGGTCGCGCGCAATGCGGAGCGCCACGCCGACAATCCCGCCTTTCGTGCCGACATGGTCGCTACCCTTCAGGATTCGGCCGGGCGCATGAACGACATGCTCGCGCGCCTCTCGCAGCATCACCGCGCGCGCACCGATGCGCCGGTCGCGGTGCCGCTTGCGCCGCTCGCCCGGCGCGTCGCCAAGGCGCGGCGCGCGCAGCACCCGGTCGAGGTATCGAGCAGCGGCGATCCGCTCGCCATCGCCGATCCCGCGATGCTTGAAACGCTGCTCGGCCACCTCATCCAGAATGCGATCGAGGCCAGCGCCGCGGACGCGCCAGTGCGGATCGAAGTGCGTTCCGAAAAGGAAGAGGCGCGGATCGACGTGATCGATCGCGGCGCGGGCATGTCGCCCGCTTTCATCCGGGACAAGTTGTTCAAGCCCTTCGTCTCGTCCAAGCCCGGCGGCTTCGGCATCGGCGCGTTCGAGGCGCAGAAGCTCGCCGCCGAGATGGGCGGGCGGATCGAGGTCAAGAGCAGCGAGGGCAAGGGATCGCGATTTCGCGTTGTGCTGCGCGCAGCGGCCGGCGCCGGTAACGAAGTTGGACAAGCGGCATGA
- the prsR gene encoding PEP-CTERM-box response regulator transcription factor → MNDKPKLLIVEDDAGLQRQLRWAYEGYEILTAGDREGAIAMLRAEEPAVVTLDLGLPPDPDGTSEGFAVLETILALKPDTRVIVASGHGERESMLRAISMGAWDFYQKPIDIDALGLIVARAFHVHALEAENRRLAARAERGTALGGIVTGSPEMLKVTRTIERVAPADVSVMLLGASGTGKELLARGLHDASRRKGEFVAINCAAIPETLLESELFGHEKGAFTGAVKTTEGKIEQAQGGTLFLDEIGDVPLALQVKLLRFLQERVIERIGGRKPIAVDTRVVCATHQDIDAMIAAGTFRDDLYYRLAEIVVRIPSLAERPGDAGLLARHLLHKHSSAMKLGTKSFAPDALDAIDAWHWPGNVRELENRVKRAAIMADGKLVVAADLDLPAPEHAGPVNLKAVREAADRRAIIQALSRTDGNISGTARLLGISRPTLYDLMKAYDLQP, encoded by the coding sequence ATGAACGACAAACCCAAACTCCTGATCGTCGAGGACGATGCCGGGCTGCAGCGCCAGCTGCGCTGGGCCTATGAGGGCTATGAGATCCTGACCGCGGGCGACCGCGAGGGCGCCATCGCGATGCTGCGTGCGGAGGAGCCGGCGGTGGTCACGCTCGATCTCGGCCTGCCGCCCGACCCCGACGGCACGAGCGAGGGCTTCGCCGTCCTCGAAACCATCCTCGCGCTCAAGCCCGATACCCGCGTCATCGTCGCATCGGGCCATGGCGAGCGCGAATCGATGCTCCGCGCCATCTCGATGGGGGCATGGGACTTCTACCAGAAGCCGATCGACATCGACGCGCTCGGCCTAATCGTTGCACGCGCCTTCCACGTCCATGCGCTCGAGGCCGAAAACCGCCGCCTCGCCGCGCGGGCCGAACGCGGCACTGCGCTCGGCGGCATCGTTACCGGATCGCCCGAGATGCTCAAGGTCACCCGCACGATCGAGCGCGTCGCCCCGGCCGACGTCTCGGTGATGCTGCTCGGCGCCAGCGGCACCGGAAAGGAGCTGCTCGCCCGCGGCCTGCACGACGCCAGCCGCCGCAAGGGCGAGTTCGTCGCGATCAACTGCGCCGCAATCCCCGAAACCCTGCTCGAATCCGAATTGTTCGGGCACGAGAAAGGGGCCTTCACCGGCGCGGTCAAGACGACCGAGGGCAAGATCGAGCAGGCGCAGGGCGGCACGCTCTTCCTCGACGAGATCGGCGACGTGCCGCTCGCGCTTCAGGTCAAGCTGCTGCGCTTCCTGCAGGAGCGCGTGATCGAGCGGATCGGCGGACGCAAGCCGATTGCAGTCGATACCCGCGTGGTCTGCGCGACGCACCAGGACATCGACGCGATGATCGCCGCGGGCACCTTCCGCGACGACCTCTATTACCGCCTCGCCGAGATCGTCGTGCGGATCCCGAGCCTCGCCGAGCGTCCGGGCGATGCGGGCCTGCTCGCGCGCCATCTGCTCCACAAGCACAGCAGCGCGATGAAGCTCGGCACCAAGAGCTTCGCCCCCGATGCGCTCGACGCGATCGACGCATGGCACTGGCCGGGCAATGTCCGCGAGCTGGAAAACCGGGTGAAGCGCGCCGCGATCATGGCCGACGGCAAGCTCGTCGTCGCCGCCGATCTGGATCTCCCCGCGCCCGAACATGCCGGCCCGGTCAACCTGAAGGCCGTGCGCGAGGCCGCGGACCGGCGCGCGATCATCCAGGCCCTCTCCCGCACCGACGGCAATATCTCCGGCACCGCGCGCCTGCTCGGGATCAGCCGCCCCACCCTCTATGATCTGATGAAGGCCTATGACCTCCAGCCCTGA
- a CDS encoding tetratricopeptide repeat protein has product MTSSPETGRRRTWRSDSSRAAGKRRVNLRRIVVFALCIGAFGVALLAFRSVVANRVDPEAARAAVARSEQYLKASNASAARSQAFGAVRADPNWGEAHLALARAALALDEGIAAEASLRRAIDNGIDPKRTHALMAHAILLQGDPRRALIEAGKAPEADRLYVLRVRTRAYAAGGNLAAGQQAALAAVRLAPDDANTWTDLGRFRLNAGDVVGAIEAAGKATQLDSGNTEALVLRGELVRSQYGLVAALPWFEAALKRDPYRHSTLIQYASTLGDAGRTREMLAVTRRAMEVRPRSPQSFYLQAVLAARAEQFDLASNLLQRAGSGIAALPGGMLLGGTLDIEQGRYERAVEKLRNLVNAQPMNLTARKLLATALLRSDASKNGIELLLPVVARGDADSYALSLVARGYERIGQRADAARYFDRAASPVRDGSAWFSSDEALPSLTAAVQKAPVDDPRATVPLIRGLIDSGNKTDALAAAKEIAANNPGAPAAHTLVGDTLMLLGRPGDAVRYYKDAASIRFDEAAMLRLVEALDRSGQRQEASTTLALFLSQNPLNLAALRLSASWQAAAGDYDAAIDSLEAVRLRTGNRDAGLLAELALAYAGADEPERAARYAEAAYHLAPSNPAVAGAMGWTLAESGDIEGGIELLQKAVALAPRHPMLRWQLAQAYAEAGRNADARAQAQAAIAIPGFTDRSAAEALIAKLA; this is encoded by the coding sequence ATGACCTCCAGCCCTGAAACCGGCCGCCGACGCACCTGGCGCAGCGACAGCAGCCGCGCGGCGGGCAAGCGCCGCGTCAATCTGCGCCGCATCGTCGTGTTCGCGCTGTGCATCGGCGCGTTCGGCGTGGCGCTGCTCGCCTTCCGCTCGGTCGTTGCCAACCGCGTCGATCCCGAAGCGGCGCGCGCGGCAGTCGCGCGCAGCGAGCAGTATCTCAAGGCGAGCAACGCGTCCGCCGCCCGGTCGCAGGCCTTCGGCGCCGTCCGCGCCGATCCCAACTGGGGCGAGGCGCACCTCGCCCTCGCCCGTGCCGCCCTTGCGCTCGACGAAGGCATCGCCGCCGAGGCGTCGCTGCGCCGCGCGATCGACAACGGCATCGATCCGAAGCGCACCCATGCCCTGATGGCGCACGCGATCCTGCTGCAGGGCGATCCGCGTCGCGCGCTGATCGAAGCGGGCAAGGCCCCGGAAGCCGACCGCCTCTACGTCCTGCGCGTTCGCACCCGCGCCTATGCCGCAGGCGGCAATCTTGCCGCGGGGCAACAGGCCGCGCTGGCCGCGGTTCGTCTGGCACCCGACGATGCCAATACCTGGACCGATCTCGGCCGCTTCCGCCTCAACGCGGGCGATGTGGTCGGCGCGATCGAGGCGGCGGGCAAGGCCACCCAGCTCGACAGCGGCAATACCGAAGCGCTGGTCCTGCGCGGCGAGCTGGTCCGCAGCCAATACGGTCTGGTCGCGGCGCTCCCCTGGTTCGAGGCCGCGCTCAAGCGCGATCCCTATCGCCATTCGACGCTGATCCAGTACGCCTCCACGCTCGGCGACGCCGGCCGCACGCGCGAGATGCTCGCGGTCACCCGGCGCGCGATGGAGGTTCGCCCGCGCAGTCCGCAGTCCTTCTACCTGCAGGCCGTACTCGCCGCGCGCGCCGAGCAGTTCGATCTCGCCAGCAACCTGCTCCAGCGCGCAGGCAGCGGGATCGCCGCGCTGCCCGGCGGGATGCTGCTGGGCGGCACGCTCGACATCGAGCAGGGGCGCTACGAACGCGCAGTCGAGAAGCTGCGCAACCTGGTCAACGCCCAGCCGATGAACCTCACCGCGCGCAAGCTGCTCGCCACCGCGCTGCTTCGCTCGGACGCGTCGAAGAACGGGATCGAACTGCTGCTGCCGGTCGTCGCCCGCGGCGACGCCGATTCCTATGCGCTCAGCCTCGTCGCGCGCGGCTATGAACGAATCGGCCAGCGTGCCGATGCCGCCCGCTATTTCGACCGCGCCGCATCGCCGGTTCGCGACGGCTCGGCCTGGTTCAGCTCCGACGAAGCGCTGCCCAGTCTCACCGCCGCGGTGCAGAAGGCGCCGGTCGACGACCCGCGCGCCACGGTCCCGCTGATCCGCGGACTGATCGACAGCGGCAACAAGACAGACGCGCTCGCCGCCGCGAAGGAGATCGCCGCCAACAACCCCGGCGCGCCCGCCGCGCACACGCTGGTCGGCGATACGCTGATGCTGCTCGGCCGCCCCGGCGATGCCGTGCGCTACTACAAGGACGCTGCCAGCATCCGCTTTGACGAGGCTGCAATGCTCCGTCTGGTCGAGGCGCTCGACCGTTCGGGCCAGCGGCAGGAGGCATCCACCACGCTCGCGCTGTTCCTTTCGCAGAACCCGCTCAACCTCGCTGCTCTGCGCCTCTCAGCCAGCTGGCAGGCGGCAGCGGGCGACTATGACGCCGCGATCGATTCGCTCGAGGCGGTCCGCCTGCGCACCGGTAACCGCGACGCCGGGCTGCTCGCCGAGCTCGCGCTCGCCTATGCCGGCGCGGACGAGCCCGAACGCGCCGCGCGCTATGCCGAGGCTGCCTACCACCTAGCCCCATCCAACCCCGCAGTGGCGGGCGCAATGGGCTGGACCCTCGCCGAGAGCGGCGACATCGAGGGCGGCATCGAGCTGTTGCAAAAGGCGGTCGCGCTCGCCCCGCGCCACCCGATGCTGCGCTGGCAGCTCGCCCAGGCCTATGCCGAGGCCGGCCGCAACGCCGATGCCAGGGCGCAGGCGCAGGCCGCGATCGCCATCCCCGGCTTCACCGACCGCAGCGCCGCCGAAGCGCTGATCGCGAAACTGGCCTGA